TATATATTGTCGTTTTAAGTTTCGGCACACGGATTAAGAAAACAATTAATTTTGTACATTTCCTATAAAAAAAACACTATTACTTATACACCTAACCATATTTCAATCCACTGGAGATAAATTTTGCATAAAATTAATAAATTTTACATTGAAAATAGAAAACGACACTTATTTTGTAACGAAAAAAATTCTCTAAAACGACATTTAATATGAAATGGAAGGAGTAACTAATGGAAGATCTAAAATTATATAATGGGAGTTAATTGGTGACTAGAGCTTGAGTTTAGGGATCGTTTTATAGACAGCTATAATTAAGCATTGTCTCCTACCTATTTTCATGGCTAAGCCAATAGTTTTGCTTTTTCATCTTTCCTTCCTCCTATTTAATGATTTGATATAGTACTATCAATGAAAAATTGACAATTTAGTTGATATAATAAACTTAATATTTCATTCAGGATAATTAGACATTAATATACTCCATCTTCCTAACCTCTTATAGTTAGATGCTAATATTTATTCATAATCGTTAGATTAAGGCCACCAGCGGAGTAAATTGGCATCGTCCACATGGAAACTGCGTGGATCATTACACTAATGGTTTTGAAGTTGTTCTAGCTGGTAGGGATTTTCTCAAATTTATTACAAGAACTTGTACAATTCTCTGTCGTTTTCGTTTAGCATGTTACCAAAAAGTAGTTTATTTAATTTCATTTATTATATGTTCAAAAGTTTTGTTGTTGAATACCATAGGCATAGACCAACCGACACATTCAATTATGACTTTTCTAATCTAAAAGAACAGAGCAAAAAAGTCTCAAAATTTGACTACCAATTTCAAATTCTACTCGAGAAAACAGAGTTTCAGTAAAACTTGACCCCAACAGTAAAAGGAACAGCACTGAGAAGCCCCAAACCCTCATCATTGCTCTGTTTTCGAGTAATCAGTAAATGCTCAACATTCCTCTTATCACATTCAGTAACAAACTCAGTGTCCCCAGATTCAAGTTCACACTTGTGTCACAAGTATCTGCTCATTCCTCAAAACCCTAGATTCAGATTCACCGGCTCTTCTTCGTTTCTGCTGATCGAATTTATTCTTGTCTCCCAAGAAAATAGCTGGTTCGTTCGATGTTTCGCATCTACTAACCTTTCTTCCCCAAGTTTTTGATCAATGCTGACAAACCCAAACTCAATTTCAGCATCTTTTCTCAGTTTCTTGTGTCTCAAGAAACCGCTAGCCCTTTCATGCACAGCATCCATTGCTTCACCAGCAAGTTTCACTCCGTCTACTACAAACTTGGGACTACTCTTAGACAAAAGAATCAAACACTCCGCCACTTCTAACTCTTCATCAAGAATAGTGTTAAACGAACAAGACAATGGAGTCTTCTTGTACCTAATAACTCTCGACCTCTTCTTCTTCTTCCTCACACTACTACAAAGACTCTTAACCAATTCTTCGCAAACCCTCTTGTTCGTTGTTGAATGCATCACCGCTTGATGATTCGAAAGACACTTCTGGTACCTGAACCGTTATCCACAATCACCGCATCGGAACAAGATCTTCTTCATCGGTTCTGGTGATCTCTGAGTTTTCTTCTTGGGATTTTCCCTTAGACCGTAGCAGCAAACAGAGAAGATATAAGTAGTTGAGCACTGAGCCAACGAACAACAAGAAAAGGGCATTTTAGTCAATTATTAAGAATAGAGATAGTGACTCTTTGCTTTCAGGTACAAGGTTCGAACATGGCAGGTAGCATGTTTTCGAATATCTCTACCATTCACTCACTATTTTAACGGTTGTAGGAGTACAAACTATTGTGATTTTCAATTGGAGAAAACTTTTATATTACGGAAATAATACTTAAAGGAAGGTTACAATATATGATATGATAATCCAGAAGGTACATAATTACCAAAAAAAAAAAAAAAAAAAAACTAAACATCTCTGTTGAACTTTCATACGAAAAACAAAAGCGACAATTATTGATCAAAACATAGTAAAAAGGGAACAAAAGTATATGATAATTCGAGAAAAACATGAAATTAAAAAGCTAAAGGAAGAGTTTTGTTTTGCTTGTTTGGTTTTAGCCGTTTAAGCAAGAGCAGGCATGTCCTTGAGCCACTGGTCCAACGGCTTACCAATAGAGTAAACAATAAACCCAATCTTCCTCAGCTTCTCAGCATCCACCACGTTCCTCCCGTCAAACACAAAAGCCGGCTTCTGCATATTCTCAAAGATCTTCTCGTAATCCAGCTTCTTGAACTCATCCCACTCGGTCAAAATGCAGATCCCGTGAGCGTCTTTGGTCGCGGCGTACGCGTCCCAAGCCACCGAGACTTGCTTCACAGTAGTGGGGCTCATTGGCTGGAGGTGAAGCGGGTGGTCCCAGTCGAATTTGTTCATGGTCAAGTCTCTCTGGATCTGCTCCTCGGTGACCTGCGGGTCGTAGATGCTGATGCGAGCCTTGTCCCCTATCAAACCCTTGCAGACATCGATGGCCGGGGTCTCTCTCGTGTCTCCAGTGTCTTTCTTGAAGGCGAAACCGAGAACAGCGATCTTTTTATTGGAGACGGTGTTGAACATCGAGGAGACGATTCGGTTGACGAATCTTGTTTTCTGGTAGTCGTTGATCTTGATGACTTGTTTCCAGTACTCGGCGACTTCTGGTAAGCCGTTGCATTCACAGATGTAGACTAAGTTGAGGATGTCCTTCTGGAAACAAGACCCGCCGAAGCCGACGCTCGAGTTCAAGAACTTGGGACCGATTCTTGAGTCTTTACCGACGGCGTAGGACACCTCAGTGACATTAGCCCCCGTTGCCTCGCATAGAGCTGACATCGCGTTCACAGATGAGATCCTCTGAGCTAAAAAGGCATTAGCTGCGAGCTTGGAGAGCTCGGCGGACCAGAGATTAGTGGTGAGGATCCTCTCTTCGGGTACCCACTGGGAATAAATGTCTTTCAAGGCTTTCACGGCCGCGAACCCTTCTGGGGTTTCGCGGCCGCCGATAAGCACACGGTCGGGTTTGAAAAGGTCCTCGATGGCGGTTCCTTCGGCGAGGAACTCGGGGTTTGAGAGGATCTGGAACTTGATCCCTTTGCTGTTGTGCGTGAGGATCTTCTCGATGGCCTCCGCGGTTTTGACAGGGACGGTCGATTTCTCTACCACGATCTTGTCGGAAACGGAAACATCAGCGATCATGCGAGCAGCGCTCTCCCAGTAAGTCAAGTCCGCGGCCTTGCCCGCTCCGAGGCCGCGGGTCTTGGTAGGGGTGTTGACGGAGACGAAGACGATGTCGGCCTCTCTGACGTGTTTCTCGACGTCGGTGCTGAAGAAGAGGTTTTTTCCGCGGCACTGTTTGACGACGTCGTCGAGACCTGGCTCGTAGATGGGGAGCTGGTCGCTGTTCCAGGCGGTGATCCTTGGGACTGAGATGTCGACGACGGCTACTTCGACGGATGGGCATTTTAGTGCAATGACGGCCATGGTTGGACCACCGACGTATCCAGCTCCAATGCAGCATATCTTCACCATTTTTTTTTCGCTTGTAAAATCTGAATTTACCTCCAAAGAAAAAGGTTAGATCCATAAGTAATCAATGCCATAAATAAATCACCAAGATTAAGAGATGAAGTTCAGTACATAAAACAAGTCTTAATAATACGAACACCACACAAAGTATATAACAACTAAAAAGAACACTGGAGCAAAAAAAGAAAAACATATATAAAGAACTAAACTTTGACAGTTTTTTTTTTTGTTTTTTTTTTTAAATCAGATCTGGTTCGGTAAGAATCAGAAGATGCCCGTTTACGTAAACACTAAACATTAACAGAATATTACGTGAAGCTACACCAATTTATATCAACCCAATCAAAAATATCAGATCTGATACATGCAAAAAAGTACATGGTGAAAGAAAAAAACGTAAAATGAGAAATGAAATTACGTGAATTTTCTGCCGATCACCGACACGGATCGAAACGAGATTGGATCTCGAAAAGAGAGAGGGAGAAGATACAATTGATCATACCTTTGTGCAAGCCTCTGTGGTCTACACACTAACGAAGAAGATGGAGCTGAGATTGGTGAGGGAACGCTAAATCTGATGACGATGGAGGAAGAAGAGCGGGTGTGTAGCGGAGTTTATATAGGTGATGCGATCCCCCTCTTGAAACCGTCAAAGCTAAACTCCGGTTTAATTATTAAACTTTCAGTTAAAGAAAAAACAAAATTAAATGCGAAAAACGATGGGGCTCACAATGTTTGGCAGGTTTTAATTAACTCACGTTAAAACATTTTACCATACCTCAATGGATTGATTTTGGACCAGCTTCAATAGACTGTGTCGTATAAGTCAACAAAACAATTATCGTGTTGTGTGTTCAGTTAGTTAAATATGCATCTTTTTTTTTTTCTTATTGCTGGATTTAGTTACCTATTTTAAGCAAAATAAATCATTTATCGTTCTGCCTAACCTTTTTTCCTATAAATTTAATGTTTGGACTATAAATGCAAATACTTAATCCAAACTATAATTTATAATTTATATTCAGAAATTATGGAAAAATTTGAAAAATATATGACTACTTGCCTAATCTCCACAATATATATAGAATGCTGAAAAACTTCCCATTACTTTGATGTTTTACTTTTAAATTAAGATATATTAGGAACCCCAATATGTTTTTTTTCTTTTGAAACACGACCCCAATATATTTGTAAAATCAGATGCATACATCAAATTTGGTGTAAAGATTTATTCAAAAACAGTATATTGTTATTTTTTGATAAAATAGTAGTATATGTATATTGCTCTCAGTTTACACTTACAGTTAATGATCCCCTTCTATTTATTTATTTTTTTGAAAAAATCCTCTTCTACTTTCTATACTTTTTTCTTTGGCCAATTAATATATTTCTTCCAAAGAAATAGTATTATACTATCAGATCGTGTATATATATTCTCTACCTGCCGAAAATAATATATATATATATATATATATATATATTTTTTATAAATATGGGCTTTCAAAATATCTTACAAACTAATGTTGTTATTTTAATTTGAGAAATATGAAGATGAAGACAAAACTATATAAAGAAGTTTGTTAATATGTTGTCAGTGAAAGAAAAATTAATGAAGTGGTATGAAAACATATTTTGAGTAACTTGAAATTCCATAATACATCATTGGTTTTTAATACTTGAATATGCGTCAATGCCCAGTTTTCAGTTTAGAATATACTTCCCAAAGGTTGGTGTTTAGTTTCAATAATGTACATCTTAATCTATTATTATTAAAGCCAATTTGTATCAGTAGTTAAGCGATTGTGCGGTGGAGTCTGCAGGACAAACTTGAAATAGAAGACTAATTGCACTTTGCTTAAAAACTCAGTCACACTTTCTGAAGTGCTTATCAAGTTATATATGAATAGTTTTATAAATAAAATAAACAAGAAGAGTGTGGTTGAAAATATATAATTTTAAATTAATCAATACTGAAACCAAATCTTTTGGAAAAATGCGAATATATAACATGGTTTGTATACGTTGACCACCCAAAAAGATGATTCGAATACAACTCGATTTGGTTTGCCATGTTACTTAAACTGGATGACTATATACCCCCAAAATCATAATTTATATATTCACTAATTATATTACTACATAGTTTATCTTTGAATTCGAATGCGATTATAGGGTCACTTTTCACTTTCAGCAATATATACTCCAGTTAAAATATAGTTGTTAAATACGGTAATATACTAATATATACTATTAATTAGGTGTCATCTTTATTCTTCACATATTTTACAATATTTTTTTCTTCGATCAAACATATTTTATAATGAGCGATTGATATATATCTTTTTCGTATAATATTGTCGTATCGTTAAAACAAAGTTAAAGCAATATATACATAAAAAAAAATATTTCATATTACTTGAATCAAAATTTTATTTACGATAATTTACATAGTAAATATCAATATAATTTCACATTGTTCATGTTGCAGGACGTACAATGTAATATATTTTATTATTTTTCCGGTGTGTACATATATATTTTTGAATGACTAAAGTATTAGATTCAAAAGTCCGTACATTAATCTAAGGTGAATCTCAAGCTATTTTAAATTTTTTCTCCGTATTTTTTTCTAACAAAAATAAAAAATTTAACCTGTTTAACTTCTATTCAATGATTCAAAAAAAATCAGCTATTAAACCAAATTTTCGTTGGTGTATATTTACAGAACTTAGTAAAAATATTAGACAAAATTAAAATCACATAATTATATGCATGCTCTTTAGGGGTCACATGATCCATATGATTTAAAAGATAGACCCTGACCCGCGCGTCAAGTAAATAATTTTTTTGGTATGAATTTTCGGTTTTTGGTTATTTATTTAACTAAATGATGTATTTGTAATATTTGATGTATTATATTCACCAAGTAAATAATTTTTTTGGCATCTTAAACCATCCATTTATGACGAATATTCGATATCATATAAAAAATTGAACAAATAGACGTAATTAGATAATTGTAGACGATATATAAAAACAATGGTTATTAATGTAAAATA
This genomic interval from Brassica oleracea var. oleracea cultivar TO1000 chromosome C2, BOL, whole genome shotgun sequence contains the following:
- the LOC106319126 gene encoding UDP-glucose 6-dehydrogenase 3-like is translated as MVKICCIGAGYVGGPTMAVIALKCPSVEVAVVDISVPRITAWNSDQLPIYEPGLDDVVKQCRGKNLFFSTDVEKHVREADIVFVSVNTPTKTRGLGAGKAADLTYWESAARMIADVSVSDKIVVEKSTVPVKTAEAIEKILTHNSKGIKFQILSNPEFLAEGTAIEDLFKPDRVLIGGRETPEGFAAVKALKDIYSQWVPEERILTTNLWSAELSKLAANAFLAQRISSVNAMSALCEATGANVTEVSYAVGKDSRIGPKFLNSSVGFGGSCFQKDILNLVYICECNGLPEVAEYWKQVIKINDYQKTRFVNRIVSSMFNTVSNKKIAVLGFAFKKDTGDTRETPAIDVCKGLIGDKARISIYDPQVTEEQIQRDLTMNKFDWDHPLHLQPMSPTTVKQVSVAWDAYAATKDAHGICILTEWDEFKKLDYEKIFENMQKPAFVFDGRNVVDAEKLRKIGFIVYSIGKPLDQWLKDMPALA